In Bos indicus isolate NIAB-ARS_2022 breed Sahiwal x Tharparkar chromosome 19, NIAB-ARS_B.indTharparkar_mat_pri_1.0, whole genome shotgun sequence, the following proteins share a genomic window:
- the ENGASE gene encoding cytosolic endo-beta-N-acetylglucosaminidase isoform X1, whose protein sequence is MEEAGTGTRTAARRQGRRMRAPATLEKQRDRRPAGRLTRRRIEEDREEAVFREVVSFTPDPLPVRYYDKDTTRPISFYLSSLEELLAWRPDAEDGFNVALGPPECRQPPLSSRRPRTLMCHDMMGGYLDDKFIQGSATQTPYSFYHWQYIDIFVYFSHHTVTIPPVGWTNAAHRHGVCVLGTFITEWKDGERLCQAFLAGDEHSYRAVADQLVLIAQFFRFDGWLINIENSLSLAAVGNVPHFLQYLTSQLHQQVPGGLVLWYDSVVSSGQLKWQNELNEQNRVFFDACDGFFTNYNWREEHLERTLGQAGERRADVYVGVDVFARGNVVGGRFDTNKSLELIRKHGFSAALFAPGWVYECLEKGNFFQNQDKFWSLLERYLPTHSICSLPFVTSFCLGMGTRRVYYGQEEAVGPWYHPSAQEIQPLFGEHRLEGDGQGWVKTHCCLEDAWNGGSSLLIRGLIPPEVGNVAVRLFSLQVPVPPKIFVSLVYKLEGPSAVGVALELTTGDAGSCHVGGISVLSAETSSRRSPRPLRVPPTKLAKWVGRCGQQLSGGWVQRCYEVTLRGCLLQDLFVNFSRPPGSQKEENFICRLGELQVVDANSLLTPLPQVQAVTVSHVRWQPFASEREGGPAGLRLSCTLHWAYLLPRVRCFRIHCCRGSEGGSPSSGPSQPGRPRLLGLAFVNRYRIVGLAVAAAEPGQDGRVEFLVEPVPKEGFLVPQAEWGKAAILYSMPRT, encoded by the exons ATGGAGGAGGCAGGGACAGGGACCCGGACGGCGGCGCGGCGGCAGGGGCGGCGGATGCGGGCCCCGGCGACCTTGGAGAAGCAGCGGGATCGGCGGCCGGCAGGGCGGCTGACCCGGAGGAG AATTGAAGAGGATCGAGAAGAAGCAGTCTTTCGAGAAGTGGTCAGTTTTACCCCAGACCCTTTGCCAG TTAGATATTATGACAAGGACACCACCAGACCCATCAGCTTTTACTTGTCTTCCCTGGAGGAACTCTTGGCGTGGAGACCCGATGCGGAGGATGGCTTTAATGTGGCCTTGGGGCCCCCTGAGTGTCGGCAGCCCCCTCTGAGCAGCCGGAGGCCCAGAACTTTGATGTGTCATGACATGATGGGCGGGTACCTGGATGACAA GTTTATTCAAGGCTCAGCCACACAGACTCCCTATTCCTTTTACCACTGGCAGTACATCGACATCTTTGTGTACTTCAGCCATCACACGGTCACCATCCCCCCAGTAGGCTGGACCAACGCTGCCCACAGGCATGGGGTCTGTGTGCTGG GGACTTTCATCACTGAATGGAAAGACGGGGAGCGGCTCTGCCAGGCCTTCCTGGCTGGGGATGAGCACTCATACCGGGCGGTGGCCGATCAGCTGGTCCTGATCGCCCAGTTTTTCCGATTTGACGGCTGGCTGATCAACATTGAGAACTCTCTGAGT CTGGCCGCCGTGGGGAACGTGCCCCACTTCCTCCAGTACCTGACCTCTCAGCTGCATCAGCAGGTCCCCGGGGGCCTGGTGCTCTGGTATGACAGCGTGGTGAGCAGCGGGCAGCTCAAATGGCAGAACGAGCTCAACGAGCAGAACAG AGTCTTCTTTGATGCCTGCGACGGCTTCTTCACCAACTATAACTGGCGGGAGGAGCATCTGGAGCGGACGCTGGGGCAGGCCGGGGAGCGCCGGGCGGACGTGTACGTGGGTGTAGACGTGTTCGCCCGCGGGAATGTCGTCGGGGGCCGGTTCGACACGAATAAG TCGCTGGAGCTGATTCGGAAGCACGGGTTCTCGGCGGCCCTGTTTGCGCCTGGCTGGGTGTACGAGTGTTTGGAGAAGGGGAATTTCTTCCAGAACCAGGACAA GTTCTGGAGTTTGCTGGAACGCTACTTGCCCACACACAGCATCTGCTCCTTGCCCTTTGTCACTTCCTTCTGCCTGGGCATGGGGACTCGAAGAGTCTACTATGGCCAG GAGGAGGCCGTGGGGCCCTGGTACCACCCGAGCGCCCAGGAGATCCAGCCCCTGTTTGGAGAGCACAGGCTGGAAGGGGACGGGCAGGGCTGGGTGAAGACGCACTGCTGCCTGGAGGACGCCTGGAACGGGGGCAGCTCTCTGCTCATCCGAGGGCTGATTCCGCCCGAGGTTGGAAACGTGGCTGTGAG GTTATTCTCCCTGCAGGTCCCAGTGCCACCCAAGATCTTCGTGTCCCTGGTGTACAAGCTGGAAGGGCCTTCGGCGGTGGGGGTGGCTTTGGAGCTCACCACAGGGGACGCGGGCAGCTGTCATGTGGGAGGCATCTCGGTGCTGAGCG CAGAAACGAGCTCAAGGCGCAGTCCCCGACCCCTCCGGGTGCCCCCAACCAAGCTGGCCAAATGGGTGGGCCGTTGCGGCCAGCAGCTCAGTGGGGGCTGGGTCCAGCG ctgCTACGAAGTGACTCTGCGGGGCTGCCTCCTACAGGACCTCTTTGTTAATTTCTCCCGGCCTCCGGGCAGCCAGAAGGAGGAGAACTTCATCTGTCGCCTTGGAGAGCTCCAG GTGGTGGATGCCAACAGCCTGCTGACCCCGCTCCCCCAGGTGCAGGCCGTGACGGTCTCGCATGTGCGCTGGCAGCCGTTCGCCTCCGAGCGGGAGGGCGGCCCCGCCGGGCTGCGGCTCAGCTGTACCCTCCACTGGGCCTACCTCCTTCCCCGCGTCCGGTGCTTCCGGATCCACTGCTGCCGAGGATCGGAAGGTGGCTCTCCCAGCAGCGGGCCTTCGCAGCCAGGGAGGCCCAGGCTGCTGGGCCTGGCTTTCGTCAACCGGTATCGGATAGTGGGCCTGGCAGTGGCAGCCGCGGAGCCTGGCCAGGATGGCCGCGTGGAGTTCCTGGTGGAGCCTGTCCCCAAAGAGGGGTTCCTGGTGCCTCAGGCCGAGTGGGGCAAGGCGGCCATACTCTACTCCATGCCCCGCACGTGA
- the ENGASE gene encoding cytosolic endo-beta-N-acetylglucosaminidase isoform X2 has translation MEEAGTGTRTAARRQGRRMRAPATLEKQRDRRPAGRLTRRRIEEDREEAVFREVVSFTPDPLPVRYYDKDTTRPISFYLSSLEELLAWRPDAEDGFNVALGPPECRQPPLSSRRPRTLMCHDMMGGYLDDKFIQGSATQTPYSFYHWQYIDIFVYFSHHTVTIPPVGWTNAAHRHGVCVLGTFITEWKDGERLCQAFLAGDEHSYRAVADQLVLIAQFFRFDGWLINIENSLSLAAVGNVPHFLQYLTSQLHQQVPGGLVLWYDSVVSSGQLKWQNELNEQNRVFFDACDGFFTNYNWREEHLERTLGQAGERRADVYVGVDVFARGNVVGGRFDTNKSLELIRKHGFSAALFAPGWVYECLEKGNFFQNQDKFWSLLERYLPTHSICSLPFVTSFCLGMGTRRVYYGQEEAVGPWYHPSAQEIQPLFGEHRLEGDGQGWVKTHCCLEDAWNGGSSLLIRGLIPPEVGNVAVRLFSLQVPVPPKIFVSLVYKLEGPSAVGVALELTTGDAGSCHVGGISVLSETSSRRSPRPLRVPPTKLAKWVGRCGQQLSGGWVQRCYEVTLRGCLLQDLFVNFSRPPGSQKEENFICRLGELQVVDANSLLTPLPQVQAVTVSHVRWQPFASEREGGPAGLRLSCTLHWAYLLPRVRCFRIHCCRGSEGGSPSSGPSQPGRPRLLGLAFVNRYRIVGLAVAAAEPGQDGRVEFLVEPVPKEGFLVPQAEWGKAAILYSMPRT, from the exons ATGGAGGAGGCAGGGACAGGGACCCGGACGGCGGCGCGGCGGCAGGGGCGGCGGATGCGGGCCCCGGCGACCTTGGAGAAGCAGCGGGATCGGCGGCCGGCAGGGCGGCTGACCCGGAGGAG AATTGAAGAGGATCGAGAAGAAGCAGTCTTTCGAGAAGTGGTCAGTTTTACCCCAGACCCTTTGCCAG TTAGATATTATGACAAGGACACCACCAGACCCATCAGCTTTTACTTGTCTTCCCTGGAGGAACTCTTGGCGTGGAGACCCGATGCGGAGGATGGCTTTAATGTGGCCTTGGGGCCCCCTGAGTGTCGGCAGCCCCCTCTGAGCAGCCGGAGGCCCAGAACTTTGATGTGTCATGACATGATGGGCGGGTACCTGGATGACAA GTTTATTCAAGGCTCAGCCACACAGACTCCCTATTCCTTTTACCACTGGCAGTACATCGACATCTTTGTGTACTTCAGCCATCACACGGTCACCATCCCCCCAGTAGGCTGGACCAACGCTGCCCACAGGCATGGGGTCTGTGTGCTGG GGACTTTCATCACTGAATGGAAAGACGGGGAGCGGCTCTGCCAGGCCTTCCTGGCTGGGGATGAGCACTCATACCGGGCGGTGGCCGATCAGCTGGTCCTGATCGCCCAGTTTTTCCGATTTGACGGCTGGCTGATCAACATTGAGAACTCTCTGAGT CTGGCCGCCGTGGGGAACGTGCCCCACTTCCTCCAGTACCTGACCTCTCAGCTGCATCAGCAGGTCCCCGGGGGCCTGGTGCTCTGGTATGACAGCGTGGTGAGCAGCGGGCAGCTCAAATGGCAGAACGAGCTCAACGAGCAGAACAG AGTCTTCTTTGATGCCTGCGACGGCTTCTTCACCAACTATAACTGGCGGGAGGAGCATCTGGAGCGGACGCTGGGGCAGGCCGGGGAGCGCCGGGCGGACGTGTACGTGGGTGTAGACGTGTTCGCCCGCGGGAATGTCGTCGGGGGCCGGTTCGACACGAATAAG TCGCTGGAGCTGATTCGGAAGCACGGGTTCTCGGCGGCCCTGTTTGCGCCTGGCTGGGTGTACGAGTGTTTGGAGAAGGGGAATTTCTTCCAGAACCAGGACAA GTTCTGGAGTTTGCTGGAACGCTACTTGCCCACACACAGCATCTGCTCCTTGCCCTTTGTCACTTCCTTCTGCCTGGGCATGGGGACTCGAAGAGTCTACTATGGCCAG GAGGAGGCCGTGGGGCCCTGGTACCACCCGAGCGCCCAGGAGATCCAGCCCCTGTTTGGAGAGCACAGGCTGGAAGGGGACGGGCAGGGCTGGGTGAAGACGCACTGCTGCCTGGAGGACGCCTGGAACGGGGGCAGCTCTCTGCTCATCCGAGGGCTGATTCCGCCCGAGGTTGGAAACGTGGCTGTGAG GTTATTCTCCCTGCAGGTCCCAGTGCCACCCAAGATCTTCGTGTCCCTGGTGTACAAGCTGGAAGGGCCTTCGGCGGTGGGGGTGGCTTTGGAGCTCACCACAGGGGACGCGGGCAGCTGTCATGTGGGAGGCATCTCGGTGCTGAGCG AAACGAGCTCAAGGCGCAGTCCCCGACCCCTCCGGGTGCCCCCAACCAAGCTGGCCAAATGGGTGGGCCGTTGCGGCCAGCAGCTCAGTGGGGGCTGGGTCCAGCG ctgCTACGAAGTGACTCTGCGGGGCTGCCTCCTACAGGACCTCTTTGTTAATTTCTCCCGGCCTCCGGGCAGCCAGAAGGAGGAGAACTTCATCTGTCGCCTTGGAGAGCTCCAG GTGGTGGATGCCAACAGCCTGCTGACCCCGCTCCCCCAGGTGCAGGCCGTGACGGTCTCGCATGTGCGCTGGCAGCCGTTCGCCTCCGAGCGGGAGGGCGGCCCCGCCGGGCTGCGGCTCAGCTGTACCCTCCACTGGGCCTACCTCCTTCCCCGCGTCCGGTGCTTCCGGATCCACTGCTGCCGAGGATCGGAAGGTGGCTCTCCCAGCAGCGGGCCTTCGCAGCCAGGGAGGCCCAGGCTGCTGGGCCTGGCTTTCGTCAACCGGTATCGGATAGTGGGCCTGGCAGTGGCAGCCGCGGAGCCTGGCCAGGATGGCCGCGTGGAGTTCCTGGTGGAGCCTGTCCCCAAAGAGGGGTTCCTGGTGCCTCAGGCCGAGTGGGGCAAGGCGGCCATACTCTACTCCATGCCCCGCACGTGA
- the ENGASE gene encoding cytosolic endo-beta-N-acetylglucosaminidase isoform X3, which produces MEEAGTGTRTAARRQGRRMRAPATLEKQRDRRPAGRLTRRRIEEDREEAVFREVVSFTPDPLPGTFITEWKDGERLCQAFLAGDEHSYRAVADQLVLIAQFFRFDGWLINIENSLSLAAVGNVPHFLQYLTSQLHQQVPGGLVLWYDSVVSSGQLKWQNELNEQNRVFFDACDGFFTNYNWREEHLERTLGQAGERRADVYVGVDVFARGNVVGGRFDTNKSLELIRKHGFSAALFAPGWVYECLEKGNFFQNQDKFWSLLERYLPTHSICSLPFVTSFCLGMGTRRVYYGQEEAVGPWYHPSAQEIQPLFGEHRLEGDGQGWVKTHCCLEDAWNGGSSLLIRGLIPPEVGNVAVRLFSLQVPVPPKIFVSLVYKLEGPSAVGVALELTTGDAGSCHVGGISVLSAETSSRRSPRPLRVPPTKLAKWVGRCGQQLSGGWVQRCYEVTLRGCLLQDLFVNFSRPPGSQKEENFICRLGELQVVDANSLLTPLPQVQAVTVSHVRWQPFASEREGGPAGLRLSCTLHWAYLLPRVRCFRIHCCRGSEGGSPSSGPSQPGRPRLLGLAFVNRYRIVGLAVAAAEPGQDGRVEFLVEPVPKEGFLVPQAEWGKAAILYSMPRT; this is translated from the exons ATGGAGGAGGCAGGGACAGGGACCCGGACGGCGGCGCGGCGGCAGGGGCGGCGGATGCGGGCCCCGGCGACCTTGGAGAAGCAGCGGGATCGGCGGCCGGCAGGGCGGCTGACCCGGAGGAG AATTGAAGAGGATCGAGAAGAAGCAGTCTTTCGAGAAGTGGTCAGTTTTACCCCAGACCCTTTGCCAG GGACTTTCATCACTGAATGGAAAGACGGGGAGCGGCTCTGCCAGGCCTTCCTGGCTGGGGATGAGCACTCATACCGGGCGGTGGCCGATCAGCTGGTCCTGATCGCCCAGTTTTTCCGATTTGACGGCTGGCTGATCAACATTGAGAACTCTCTGAGT CTGGCCGCCGTGGGGAACGTGCCCCACTTCCTCCAGTACCTGACCTCTCAGCTGCATCAGCAGGTCCCCGGGGGCCTGGTGCTCTGGTATGACAGCGTGGTGAGCAGCGGGCAGCTCAAATGGCAGAACGAGCTCAACGAGCAGAACAG AGTCTTCTTTGATGCCTGCGACGGCTTCTTCACCAACTATAACTGGCGGGAGGAGCATCTGGAGCGGACGCTGGGGCAGGCCGGGGAGCGCCGGGCGGACGTGTACGTGGGTGTAGACGTGTTCGCCCGCGGGAATGTCGTCGGGGGCCGGTTCGACACGAATAAG TCGCTGGAGCTGATTCGGAAGCACGGGTTCTCGGCGGCCCTGTTTGCGCCTGGCTGGGTGTACGAGTGTTTGGAGAAGGGGAATTTCTTCCAGAACCAGGACAA GTTCTGGAGTTTGCTGGAACGCTACTTGCCCACACACAGCATCTGCTCCTTGCCCTTTGTCACTTCCTTCTGCCTGGGCATGGGGACTCGAAGAGTCTACTATGGCCAG GAGGAGGCCGTGGGGCCCTGGTACCACCCGAGCGCCCAGGAGATCCAGCCCCTGTTTGGAGAGCACAGGCTGGAAGGGGACGGGCAGGGCTGGGTGAAGACGCACTGCTGCCTGGAGGACGCCTGGAACGGGGGCAGCTCTCTGCTCATCCGAGGGCTGATTCCGCCCGAGGTTGGAAACGTGGCTGTGAG GTTATTCTCCCTGCAGGTCCCAGTGCCACCCAAGATCTTCGTGTCCCTGGTGTACAAGCTGGAAGGGCCTTCGGCGGTGGGGGTGGCTTTGGAGCTCACCACAGGGGACGCGGGCAGCTGTCATGTGGGAGGCATCTCGGTGCTGAGCG CAGAAACGAGCTCAAGGCGCAGTCCCCGACCCCTCCGGGTGCCCCCAACCAAGCTGGCCAAATGGGTGGGCCGTTGCGGCCAGCAGCTCAGTGGGGGCTGGGTCCAGCG ctgCTACGAAGTGACTCTGCGGGGCTGCCTCCTACAGGACCTCTTTGTTAATTTCTCCCGGCCTCCGGGCAGCCAGAAGGAGGAGAACTTCATCTGTCGCCTTGGAGAGCTCCAG GTGGTGGATGCCAACAGCCTGCTGACCCCGCTCCCCCAGGTGCAGGCCGTGACGGTCTCGCATGTGCGCTGGCAGCCGTTCGCCTCCGAGCGGGAGGGCGGCCCCGCCGGGCTGCGGCTCAGCTGTACCCTCCACTGGGCCTACCTCCTTCCCCGCGTCCGGTGCTTCCGGATCCACTGCTGCCGAGGATCGGAAGGTGGCTCTCCCAGCAGCGGGCCTTCGCAGCCAGGGAGGCCCAGGCTGCTGGGCCTGGCTTTCGTCAACCGGTATCGGATAGTGGGCCTGGCAGTGGCAGCCGCGGAGCCTGGCCAGGATGGCCGCGTGGAGTTCCTGGTGGAGCCTGTCCCCAAAGAGGGGTTCCTGGTGCCTCAGGCCGAGTGGGGCAAGGCGGCCATACTCTACTCCATGCCCCGCACGTGA
- the C1QTNF1 gene encoding complement C1q tumor necrosis factor-related protein 1: MGSRGLRLSLACCLLLAFACGLVLGRVPHGQQEQQEQEGTREPPMDHAERDEEEHEKYGPRQDEEAPASRCLRCCDPGTPVYQAIPVPQINITILKGEKGDRGDRGLQGKYGKTGSMGARGHTGPKGQKGSMGAPGDRCKNHYAAFSVGRKKPLHSNDYYQTVIFDTEFVNLYSHFNMFTGKFYCYVPGIYFFSLNVHTWNQKETYLHIMKNAEEVVILYAQVSDRSIMQSQSLMLELRDQDEVWVRLFKGERENAIFSDEFDTYITFSGYLVKPANEP; encoded by the exons ATGGGCTCCCGCGGGCTGAGACTCTCGCTGGCGTGCTGTCTGCTGCTGGCCTTCGCCTGTGGTCTGGTGCTGGGCCGAGTGCCCCATGGGCAGCAGGAAcagcaggagcaggaggggaCCAGGGAGCCGCCGATGGACCATGCTGAGAG AGATGAAGAAGAGCATGAAAAATACGGCCCCAGGCAGGACGAGGAAGCCCCTGCTTCTCGGTGCCTCCGCTGCTGTGACCCTGGTACTCCCGTGTACCAGGCCATCCCGGTGCCGCAGATCAACATCACCATCCTGAAAG GTGAGAAGGGCGACCGGGGAGACCGGGGCTTGCAAGGCAAATATGGCAAAACAGGGTCCATGGGTGCCAGGGGCCACACGGGACCTAAAGGGCAGAAAGGGTCCATGGGGGCCCCCGGGGACCGCTGCAAGAACCACTACGCCGCCTTCTCCGTGGGCCGGAAGAAGCCCCTGCACAGCAACGACTACTACCAGACGGTGATCTTCGACACGGAGTTCGTGAACCTCTACAGCCACTTCAACATGTTCACGGGGAAATTCTACTGCTACGTGCCCGGCATCTACTTCTTCAGCCTCAACGTGCACACCTGGAACCAGAAGGAGACGTACCTGCACATCATGAAGAACGCAGAGGAGGTGGTGATCCTGTACGCGCAGGTGAGCGACCGCAGTATCATGCAGAGTCAGAGTCTGATGCTGGAGCTGCGGGACCAGGACGAAGTGTGGGTGCGCCTCTTCAAGGGCGAGCGGGAGAACGCCATCTTCAGCGACGAGTTTGACACCTACATCACCTTCAGCGGCTACCTGGTCAAGCCGGCCAACGAGCCCTAG